The genomic stretch AGACGGTCACACCCTTCCCGCGCACCTCCATGGCAAGGACCACGACACCGCCCGACGCGGCGTGAACATCGCCCGGAAGGTCGCGCGAAGGATCATTCAAGCGCCGCGAGCGCACATCCGTCGACAGGAGATCAAGGCATGCAGCGGCGAAGGCCTGCAATCGCTTTGGGCGATCCGGGGCGTCGTAGCGCAGAAAGTCCTCGACGGCGATCCTCGCTCCCTCGGCGGTCAGACCATTCGTTTTGGCTACGACGCTCTTCGCCGCTGCTGCAACCTCAAGGCCTTCCCGCAGGAACGCGGCGAGTGCCTGCAGCGCTTCCCCGCTGGTGAGTTCATTAGCCCGCAGGGTTACATCCCGGAAGTCGAGGAAGTTCTTGCGATTGAGCGCACGGCGCTCGATTTCCTCGATGCGGCTGGCGCTCCCGAAGGGGCTGTTATTGAGCGGTTCGCGACCGGTGTTGCGGATTGAGAAGCCGAACTCCACTGCTGCCGGAACGAGCACACCGTGACAGAGTCCGCGCGCGCTGTAGGCGTAGGGATTCGCCGGCGATGCGTTCGATTTGAGGCTGAGAGCGTCGACCCGCTCGTCTACCGCCTTGGCGAGCAGGATCGTCCCGAACGCAGGAGTCCAGGTCATCTCGTCGAGACCAAAGATGGTCCCCGCATGGCTAGTCCACTCGACCGGCAGCCGCTCGTCACTGCGAGCAAGCTCTAGCGCCGTTCGGAGCACTCGATTCGCGGTTTCCTTGTCGATGCTGATCGGCAAAGTGAGGCCTTTCTCGGCCTCCGTCCACGAGAGTCAGCTGATCAAGACAGAACTGCTCATCGACCGGACGAGCCGCTCGTCGCTGTCGGTTTCGGCATCAACATAGCCGAGCTGAAGCGTCAGCGCTCGAAGCACGGCCTTACCCAGCTCCATGGGGACCGCGTTGCCCAGCTGGCGCTGGATGTCCGCACGGCTGCCGACGAGGCGGAAGTTGTCCGGGAAAGTCATGAGCCGCAACAGCTCCGGCACCCTGAGTCGCCGCGCTCGCTCCTCGCCGGAACTGTTGACGCCGTTCTCCCAGTGGAAAGGGCCGACATACGGACCCGGCTGCGCCTGGAGGGTCGAGCTTGGCTTGTCGGCCGCGAGCCGAAGGAGGAAGGTCCAGTAGCGCGAACGCCACTCGAACTCATCACGACCGCCGTAGCGGTCCGTGTGCCAGAGGTAGTTCTGCCCACCCGGGATCTCGGCCGCCAACTCCCCGTACTTTCCCTCGACTAGCTCGCCGACCTCG from Curtobacterium sp. MCLR17_032 encodes the following:
- a CDS encoding restriction endonuclease, SacI family gives rise to the protein MPISIDKETANRVLRTALELARSDERLPVEWTSHAGTIFGLDEMTWTPAFGTILLAKAVDERVDALSLKSNASPANPYAYSARGLCHGVLVPAAVEFGFSIRNTGREPLNNSPFGSASRIEEIERRALNRKNFLDFRDVTLRANELTSGEALQALAAFLREGLEVAAAAKSVVAKTNGLTAEGARIAVEDFLRYDAPDRPKRLQAFAAACLDLLSTDVRSRRLNDPSRDLPGDVHAASGGVVVLAMEVRGKGVTVSDFSTFATACDAAGVHRAVMFVDAPHQIDLTAHVQVNNQLIRTTQVSAFTSASQLLAAALLWSAAPLESAIESLSARFLERLREIEVTLATLQEWSRAVAIAQGR